A segment of the Desertifilum tharense IPPAS B-1220 genome:
GGGTAGTGTTGGGAAACAAGTTCGGCTCAGTCGTAATGCTAATTTAAACTTTTTCTCTAGCTTTAATTATGCCCTCGATCGGGAGACAAGAATTGGCGATGTGGTTAGTATTTCACCCGCTAGCGAACTGACGATTGGGACTCGATTGAATTGGGGAATGATGTCGATGGGTTTGACGAACTATTTTGGGGATATTTTACCCAACTCTTACGAGAATCGCTTGCTGGCTGACTTCACGATTCGTCCAACCAATACTCTCATGTTGTCTGCTTATTTTGCTCCTATCGATCAAAATACGACTCGTTCTCTGTATGGAGCCAGTTTAGTTTGGCAATTGAGCAATCAGTACAATAGCCCAACGCTATCGCTCAACTGGCAAAATCAGCAATATCATTATGGTAAGGATGTTTTTGGAAACCAAGCATTTGTGAATGACAATGTTTTTACAGTGCTATTTCGCTTTGGTAGTCCAGCTAATCCGTTTTCTCCCTAATGGTCCTCATCTGTCTAGCTCCTACTCCCAATCTCTTAGAGGAGGGTATGGGAGTAGAATTGCTGTGAAGCTCAATTACCCATTTACCATGCTTCTAGCGGCTTGGCGTTGGTGGATGCGTTCTAGGCTTCCGGTGGGGATAGCTGCAATTAGGGTGCGGGTGTAGTCTCGTTCGGGTTGGCGATAGATTTGTTCGGATGGGCCCATTTCTTCGACCTTACCGCGATTCATGACCATAATGCGATCGCTCATAAACTTCACCACTCCCAAATCATGGGAAATGAAGATATAGGTCAGTTCAAATTCCGATTGTAATTCCTTGAGTAGATTCAGCACTTGCGCCTGTACCGAGACATCTAATGCTGAGACTGACTCATCACAGATAATAAACTTAGGATTGAGGGCTAGCGATCGCGCAATACACACCCGCTGGCGTTGTCCCCCGGAAAACTCGTGAGGATAGCGGTTCATCCAATCTGGATTTAAACCCACCCGTTCCAACAGATAGGCGACGCGATCGCGCTGAACTTTGCGCTGTTGCGTGCGACTATGGATTGTCAGGGGTTCCATCACCGCATCGCCAATCGACATCCGAGGGTTCAAGGAACTAAAGGGATCTTGAAAGACAATCTGCATATCCCGACGCAGTTGGCGCTGGCTTCCCCGACTCAGGCGCGTAATATTCTGACCTTCAAACTCAATTGCGCCACTCATGGTCGGCACCAATTGCAGCAGAGTGCGTGCTAGGGTGGTTTTTCCGCAGCCGGACTCCCCTACTAACCCCAAGGTTTCCCCCGGATAGACTTCAAAGGAAACGCCGTTAACGGCCATAAAATAGCGCTTGGTTTGACCGAAAACACCTTTTACCGGGAAACCCACCTTGAGATCGCGGACTTGCAAAATTGGCGATCGCCCTTTTAACATCGTTAGGCGTTGGCTCAGTTCGTCCTCCGAGATTTCCACCCCTTGCCATTGTTGATGTTCGCCAGCTTCTTTTTCTCGAATCACCATCTCGCCGCGATCGTTGCTACCCACTTCCATAAAATCAGAGACAGTCGGTAGCGTTTGCAAGCGACGATCCGGACGGGGACGACAGGCGAGCAAGCCTTTAGTATAGGGGTGTTGGGGATTGGAGAAAATTTCCAGAACGGGCCCAGATTCGACAATCTTCCCTTGATACATCACCGCCACGCTATCAGCAATTTCCCCAATGACGCCTAAATCGTGGGTAATGAAAATCATCGACATTCCCCGCGCATCCCGCAACTCGCGCAGCAAGTCGAGAATGGTGGCTTGAACGGTGACATCTAGCGCTGTGGTGGGTTCGTCAGCAATTAATAGGGTAGGATTGCAGGAAATCGCCATCGCAATCATCACCCGCTGAATTTGTCCGCCGGAGAGTTCGTGGGGATAGCGTTCGAGAATGGCGAGTTTTTGTTGGTTAACCTGGTGTTGGAGTTCGCGTTCGTCGGGTTCGCTATTTTGAGTTTTGGGGAATTCTGCGAGTAATTGGCTGCGAATTTCTTCGTCTGGGGGGAGTAGCTTTACTTCTTGTAATAGCGCGATCGCTCTGCGTCTGGCTTCGGCTTGGGAAAGGGTCTGATGCTGACACAGCGCCTCAGTGAGTTGAAACCCAATGGTATAGACGGGGTTAAGAGAACTCATCGGTTCTTGAAAGATCATCGAAATCTTTCCACCGCGCATCTGCTGGAGTTGGGTGGGTGAGAGCGATCGCAAATCCACCACCTGTCCGTCTGGCGTGTCTTTAAACGCAATTTCTCCCCCGGTAATTCTCCCTGGGGGATAGGGAACTAACCCCATAATTGCCAAGGAAGTGACCGATTTTCCCGATCCGGACTCTCCGACAATTCCGAGAGTTTGTCCGCGCTGAACCGCAAAAGAGATATCATCAACGGCGCGGATCAGCCTTTCATCAAGCTGAAACTGGACTTGGAGGTTGCGAACGTCTAGAACGGTGTCACTCATGAGC
Coding sequences within it:
- a CDS encoding ABC transporter ATP-binding protein produces the protein MSDTVLDVRNLQVQFQLDERLIRAVDDISFAVQRGQTLGIVGESGSGKSVTSLAIMGLVPYPPGRITGGEIAFKDTPDGQVVDLRSLSPTQLQQMRGGKISMIFQEPMSSLNPVYTIGFQLTEALCQHQTLSQAEARRRAIALLQEVKLLPPDEEIRSQLLAEFPKTQNSEPDERELQHQVNQQKLAILERYPHELSGGQIQRVMIAMAISCNPTLLIADEPTTALDVTVQATILDLLRELRDARGMSMIFITHDLGVIGEIADSVAVMYQGKIVESGPVLEIFSNPQHPYTKGLLACRPRPDRRLQTLPTVSDFMEVGSNDRGEMVIREKEAGEHQQWQGVEISEDELSQRLTMLKGRSPILQVRDLKVGFPVKGVFGQTKRYFMAVNGVSFEVYPGETLGLVGESGCGKTTLARTLLQLVPTMSGAIEFEGQNITRLSRGSQRQLRRDMQIVFQDPFSSLNPRMSIGDAVMEPLTIHSRTQQRKVQRDRVAYLLERVGLNPDWMNRYPHEFSGGQRQRVCIARSLALNPKFIICDESVSALDVSVQAQVLNLLKELQSEFELTYIFISHDLGVVKFMSDRIMVMNRGKVEEMGPSEQIYRQPERDYTRTLIAAIPTGSLERIHQRQAARSMVNG